A DNA window from Leptospira venezuelensis contains the following coding sequences:
- a CDS encoding toxin-antitoxin system, antitoxin component, producing the protein MREEYDFSKGKRNLYSKDLKDLHFPVYLDPALEEYYQKIAAKKKKDLSAIINSILQKEMELHDSLL; encoded by the coding sequence ATGAGAGAAGAATACGATTTTTCTAAAGGCAAGCGCAATCTTTACTCAAAAGATTTGAAAGATCTTCATTTCCCGGTGTATTTGGATCCGGCATTAGAAGAATACTACCAAAAGATCGCAGCGAAAAAAAAGAAAGATTTAAGTGCGATTATTAATTCCATTTTGCAAAAGGAAATGGAATTACATGATTCTTTATTATAG
- a CDS encoding BrnT family toxin, producing the protein MRFEWDVEKEKVNLKKHGLSFTEAAFVFADAKTIYLPDPDHSIGEERLVALGKVRDLTIAVVIFVDKSKNDEEIIRIVSARKATKSEEQQYYSSEID; encoded by the coding sequence GTGCGTTTTGAATGGGATGTCGAAAAAGAGAAAGTAAACCTTAAAAAACATGGTCTTAGTTTCACTGAAGCGGCTTTTGTTTTTGCCGACGCTAAAACAATCTATTTACCTGACCCAGATCATTCAATAGGTGAGGAAAGATTAGTTGCTTTAGGCAAAGTCCGAGATTTGACAATTGCCGTTGTAATTTTTGTTGATAAATCGAAAAATGATGAAGAAATTATAAGAATAGTTTCGGCAAGAAAAGCTACTAAGTCTGAAGAGCAGCAATATTATTCTAGCGAAATTGATTGA